One window of Acanthochromis polyacanthus isolate Apoly-LR-REF ecotype Palm Island chromosome 19, KAUST_Apoly_ChrSc, whole genome shotgun sequence genomic DNA carries:
- the LOC127531080 gene encoding uncharacterized protein LOC127531080 produces the protein MSCWRCSCDIKAEQLQLQLTASVCSSLLTADQPAGAQLCGLGFFSQLDMLLESVLRVSWICFLLLSSGACYPFVIKGQTGSGGAGGGTGSGGSGGFGSGGSGGSGGSGGSGFFSGFFPSGSAGFAPLINYPQGFSYSLLDLRPRFVGLPDPSVFIPDNIPTDPFPVVVRGPTSYIVQSSNGYQRARELFSHSKYNPDDFGPFNSPVNPGDPIQGPGAGPGTKV, from the exons ATGAGCtgctggaggtgcagctgtgatataaaagcagagcagctgcagctgcagctcacAGCTTCTGTCTGCAGCAGCCTCCTCACTGCTGATCAACCTGCTGGAGCTCAACTCTGTGGCCTGGGCTTCTTCTCACAGCTCGACATGCTGCTGGAATCTGTTCTCAG GGTCTCCTGGATCTGCTTCCTGCTCCTCAGCTCTGGAGCTTGTTACCCTTTTGTAATTAAAG GTCAAACaggttctggaggagctggtgGAGGAACTGGCTCTGGTGGTTCTGGAGGATTTGGATCTGGTGGTTCAGGAGGATCTGGTGGTTCTGGAGGCTCTGGTTTCTTCAGTGGTTTCTTTCCCTCTGGATCTGCAGGATTTGCCCCTCTGATTAACTACCCACAGGGGTTTTCCTACAGTCTGCTTGACTTGAGACCAAGGTTTGTCGGTCTCCCAGACCCCTCAGTCTTTATCCCTGATAACATTCCCACCGATCCGTTCCCAGTAGTCGTTCGTGGTCCTACGTCCTACATCGTCCAGTCCAGTAACGGCTACCAGCGAGCCAGAGAACTCTTCTCCCACTCGAAATACAACCCGGATGACTTTGGTCCATTTAACTCTCCGGTGAACCCAGGAGATCCTATCCAAGGACCTGGAGCTGGACCTGGAACCAAGGTCTAA
- the LOC127531081 gene encoding homeobox protein Hox-D11-like has translation MSCWRCSCDIKAEQLQLQLTASVCSSLLTADQPAGAQLCGLGFFSQLDMLLESVLRVSWICFLLLSSGACYPFVIKGQTGSGGGAGGGTGSGGSGGSGGSGGSGFFSGFFPSGSAGFAPLINYPQGFSYSLLDLRPRFVGLPDPSVFIPDNIPTDPFPVVVRGPTSYIVQSSNGYQRARELLSHSKYNPDDFGPFNSPVNPGDPIQGPGAGPGTKV, from the exons ATGAGCtgctggaggtgcagctgtgATATAAAAGCAGAGCAGTTGCAGCTGCAACTCACAGCTTCTGTCTGCAGCAGCCTCCTCACTGCTGATCAACCTGCTGGAGCTCAACTCTGTGGCCTGGGCTTCTTCTCACAGCTCGACATGCTGCTGGAATCTGTTCTCAG GGTCTCCTGGATCTGCTTCCTGCTCCTCAGCTCTGGAGCTTGTTACCCTTTTGTAATTAAAG GTCAAACAGGttctggaggaggagctggtggAGGAACTGGCTCTGGTGGTTCAGGAGGATCTGGTGGTTCTGGAGGCTCTGGTTTCTTCAGTGGTTTCTTTCCCTCTGGATCTGCAGGATTTGCCCCTCTGATTAACTACCCACAGGGGTTTTCCTACAGTCTGCTTGACTTGAGACCAAGGTTTGTCGGTCTCCCAGACCCCTCAGTCTTTATCCCTGATAACATTCCCACCGATCCGTTCCCAGTAGTCGTTCGTGGTCCTACGTCCTACATCGTCCAGTCCAGTAACGGCTACCAGCGAGCCAGAGAACTCCTCTCTCACTCTAAATACAACCCGGATGACTTTGGTCCATTTAACTCTCCGGTGAACCCAGGAGATCCTATCCAAGGACCTGGAGCTGGACCTGGAACCAAGGTCTAA